In Thermodesulforhabdaceae bacterium, the sequence GGGAACTCCATACATAAACTCCAAGAAAAAAGTCCAGTATAGTATACTCTATTGCACCAGGTTTGTACATGAGCCAATTTCTTTACCCCCAGCCTACTGCCCTTCCATTTGAATACTTAAAAAAAGATTATTTCAGGGATAATAAGCGAGAGACAAAAGGCTCATTACTTACAATAGTAAATACATCCATCCGGCTTCCGCCTTTACATTCCATTATTTAATCGGCACAGAAAAAGTCTTGAAATGATAGTCCACAATACAAGAAGTCTTACAAACACCACTCACTTCTTGTGTGGAAACGATATCGATATAGTGGCTCTTACCTTTATCATCTGCAAAGGTGATTCTGGTGCCGTCCGGGAATTTCCCTCGATGATACCACACATTTGGCGGAAGAAGCCATGTTTTGCCAAACTGTTTTTCAAAACGGAAATATTTTAACGCATCTCTAGGAAAGATGAGATAAAGACAGAGATCTTCTTCGGCCACGTTCCCCCCAAGTTCCCGCTCTAATTCTTGCCGGCGCGCATCAAAATCTTCTTCAGCTCGTTTAATTGTCTGTTCTTTTTGAGCACCAAAACCTTCTTCAGCAAGAATTCTATGCCACTTTTTACCATCCGTTCGTCCCTTCTCTAACACCTTTTCGTAAATCCACTCCGGAGGATCATAAAAAGGGAATGGACCATAATGGCCGAGGAGCAATCGTTTAAGGTCATCGGAAGGCTGTTCATAACGTCCATAAAGCACGTTACTAAGAGCGGTTGACCAAAGAATCTGGCTTCCTGGTGTAACGGGCCAAATATTTCCAAGTTCTCTTATGACCTGGGCCAATTCCTGAAAAACATCGTGTATTCTTGGCAACAATCCCATTTGTTCTGCCTGTTCATAGGCCATACTAACGGCTCCACCAGTCAGTTTGTGACGTCTAACAAGGGGATCGACGCCCTTGAAGGGGCTTTCAAAACGTTCATAGTAGCGCCGTTCCTGGCGCAAAATGTCTGAAGTCTGGATCATGGCATCGAGGTTAAGATGTTTTGGCTGATAACCATAATCTTCCATAAGCTGCACAAAAGAAAGAGCTGGAGCCTGACTATACCATGCCCCAAATCCATGATCAGAAACCTCAACAATCTTTACCCCGGTTCTCACCGCTGCCATCATGCGAGCCAGGTCATTCCCATCGGTGTTATGTCCATGGTAGGCGATCACAAGGTCAGGGAAATCGCCTCTTATGGCTTGAACCAGGCTCGTAATTTGTTCTGGGGTGCCCAAGGCCGAATGGTTTTTAATGCCTAGAATGATTTGTTCTGTCCCAAAAAGGGAGACTATTTCCTGAACCTTGGAAAGATAAAATTCGTTTGTATGTTCAGGTCCTGTCCCAAAACACAGAGATGGAATGAAAACTTTCCCGGCTTTAATTACTTCCTCTCCCACCACCTTGAGGTTAGGTATATGGTTTAAAAAATCATAACAACGCCACACATCTACATACTGTGCAAAAAGTCGAACAGCAAACCTGATAACATTTTCAGGATAGGGCCTGTAACCGAACAAGTTATGCCCCCGGCAAACCGCTTGAATAAGCGTTTTAGGCATGGCGTTTCTAACCAGCCTGAGTTTTTCAAAGGGATTTATTTGTTTTTTCATCAAATCTACATGAACTGAAGCTCCCCCGGAAATTTCAAAGGCGAAATATCCTACTTCATCCCGAAGGGGAGCCACTCTAAGAGTGGTCCAGGGCATAATACGCCCTTTGAAATCCGACTGAGAGACATCTCGTTCATTGTTAGTCAATAAATATCCTTCGTAATTTCTTACAAAGGAAACGATATCTTTAGCGGTTAGTTCTCTCAAAAGTGTCCCGTTCATGAAACACTACTCCTTTCTAGAACTAAGCCTTCTCTAAACTATTCAAAAAGCCATTAAGGAGAATCTGCGTAAGGATTGTAACCGTGAGCATTAATTTCAGCAATAAGTCGCGCTAGCTTATCTATAGGATCATCTTCTACTTTATATTTAAGGAGTTCCGGATGAGAATCTATGTAAGAAGTATCGAATCTTCTGGCTTTAAAATCCGGCTCATCAACTATTGCTCTATAAAAGGGAATTGTTGTTTTCACACCCACGATGTTAAAACCATCTAGGGCTCTTCTGAGACGGTCAACCGCTTCTTCCCAGGTAAAGCCATAGACTGTGAGCTTAACAATTAGAGAATCGTAAAACCGTGGAATCTCATATCCCTGATAGGCTGCCCCATCCAGACGTATACCATGTCCACCGGGAGACTGATAAACTTCAATAACGCCGGGCTGAGGAATAAACCCTGCTTGTGGATCCTCAGCGTTAATTCTAAGTTCAATAGCACACCCACGAATTACCACATCTTCCTGCCTTATTGAAAGACGTTCCCCAGCAGCGATACGAATCTGCTCTCGAACTATATCAAAACCGGTAACCATCTCAGTAACAGTATGTTCCACTTGAATACGAGTGTTAACTTCAAGAAAATAGTACTGATCTTCCTCATCAACTAAAAATTCCACTGTGCCAGCATTAACGTAGTTTGCCGCTTTGGCAGCCCTTACCGCTGCATCGCAAACTCGTTCTTCCACAAGTGGTGGGAGCATAGCTGGAGCAATTTCGATAAGCTTTTGATGTCTTCTCTGAATAGAACAATTACGTGTTCCTAGATGGATGATGGAACCATAAGCATCGGCAAGGATTTGAACTTCCACGTGGCGGGGTTTTTTTAGTCCCTTTTCCAGATAAATATCTGGATTTCCAAAGGCAAGCTTCGCTTCAGATCGAGCAACCTTAAGTGCTCTCAGTAGTTCATCTTCGGAATAAACCGCTCTGATACCTCGTCCTCCTCCTCCAGAAACAGCCTTCACCATAATAGGAAAACCATGTTGTCTGGCAAAATTGAGCGCCTTTTCATTACCTTCTTCACCATCTGGCAAAATTCCACTCCCAGGAATTAAGGGAATCCCAACCGATTCCATAATTTTTCTAGCAATTACCTTACTACTCATGTTCCAAATCACATCGGAGGGAGGTCCAACAAATATAAGTCCTGCTTCGCGGCATCTTTTGGGAAATTCCGGATTTTCTGAAAGGAATCCATAACCGGGATGAATTGCTTCTGCTCCAACTTTCTTGGCAACCTGAATGATTTTGTCGATGTCGAGATAATCCTTTCTGGGTCCTGGACCAATACATACTGCCTCGTCGGCTCTCATAATATGCATGGCAAAACGATCTGTTTCTTCGTAAATAGCTACAGTCTTTATGCCCAGCTCTTCAGCCGCCCGCATAATTCGGATAGCAATTTCTCCTCTATTGGCAACCAGAAGCTTCTTAAACATTCGTTTCTTTCTCCTTGCCTAAATACTTATTCATCCCTCTGGGGCATTAAGTTCATTTACCCCACCATCTCATAAAAACAAAAAGCAGAATTTAATTAGTGGGAACATTCAGGCAGTATAAGGTTTCTCACCTTATTGATCCACATACTCAAAGCTAAATTTAGCATAAAACCTGCCATTTCATCAAACAAAATAGAGGAGCCTTTCATAGCTCTTTATTTAGTTATCAGTTATGGAAATGTTACAATTTGGGTGAGACGCTTCCTAAAAAGCAATGGTTCAAAACCATCTATTAAGGCCTTCAAAAAAAGCGGTTTTGTTGTTATGATTACTTTTGAAAGAATCCGAAAAAACTAAAGAGGTAAAGTTCATATGATTCTAAACATTGAACTTATTGAAACTTTGGAAGAACTTGATCCGTCTATTAGGCAAGCTTTCATTAAGGTCTTGAAGGTCTTAGAGAAAAGGCTGGGAGAAGTTGTAAGGAGAGAGGACTTTCTTGATCTTAAGCAGGTAGTTGCGGAACTTGCGGATGCTCAAAAGCGAACAGAGCAGCGGGTCGAAGAACTCGCAGAAGCTCAAAAGCGAACAGAACAGAGGGTCGAAGAACTCGCAGAGGCTCAGAAAAAATCGGAAGAACGACTAACTAGGCTGGAAGTAGTTGTTGCTGAACTCGCAGAAGCCCAAAAGCGAACAGAAGAACGAATAACCAGGTTGGAAGAGAACATGAACATGAGGTTCAAGGAAGTTAAAGATCAGATTGCAGCTCTTGGCAGCAGATGGGGCATTCAGAGCGAAACGGTTTTTCGAAACACAGTAAAAACACTCCTTGAGACAACTGGCTATACTGTAACCCGGGGTTATTATGGGGAACGTGAAGTTGATATTGTTATTAGAGACGGTGAACATATTCTGTTGGAAATTACTTCTAGCATGAAAAAATCGGATGTTGCGAACTACAGCAGATCTGCCACAGACTATAAGGAGAAGACAGGAATACTACCTCGGATAATGGTTGCAGCGATTTACATATCCCCCTCTGTCATGAAAGAAATTATGGCTTCTCCAATACCTATGGAGATATTCTCAATAGAAGAAGTTACCGAACAACAAATGAATAATAATCAAAAAGATTAAGCTCTGGCAGTGAAATTAACTCTGGGCTATTCTATAAAAGATTCGCCATGGAAACCTATAACACGTATAGAACTCCAATAGCTTCCATTATAAGTGCACTATTACGAACTAAATCAAAGGATCGTTCTTAAGTTATTAAAGCAATTGCTAAGGGAGTGTGTTCCCCAAATAAGTAGTAAGGAAAATTTATGGTAACTTGCTTCTATCGTGGGACGATAGGAATTTCAATCGAGTGAACAAAATAGATAACAAAGAAAAGTCCCACTGTAACGATACAGAGAACAAGGAGAAGGTCTAATATAAGAGAAGGATGATATGAGTCTTCTTCTATTTGCTTTTCAACCTTCTTATATCTGATAAAGGCAAGAATTCCCATGAGAGCACCAAAACCAATGAGAAATATACCCAGTATGGAAGATATATACGAATGCTGCTGAGAAGAAAGGATTGGTTCACTTTTTCCCAAAAAAAGGCAAGTAAATTGAGAAAGAAACAACGAAAATCGCTCTATAACAAAACCAAATGCCATTATAGAAATGCTTGTTCGAACCCAAGAAAGAAAAGTGCGTTCATTGGCAAGATGGGCTTGTCTATTTTTTACTCTCGATTTTGGTAAAATTTCTCCATCGCTCATTTGCTACTAATCACTATGGCTTTTGGAATCCTTATTCATCTCCAAAACTTGCAACGGTTCAAGATTATCTTTGGGCAAATGCCTTCTTTTAACAACTTACTAATATAACAAATAACTCAATAAAAAATCGTTCTACAAAGATGATAGGGCTTTTTCCGAAATGTATCCTCTTGTCCCAAATACCAGAGAAATTGATCCATATGAATCGATAAAATTTCATTTCCGGTTACTGTCTCCATCCCCGTTCTTAAAAGCTCAACAGCCTGAACGGTGGCCGCCCGAATTTCGACTTCTTTTGGTTCTCCAGGTTGAAGAGGAAGTCGATTATCAACTTGCTCTGCAAGTTCCTTTGAATAATTCAGAATACTCAAGGCTCTCAGCACCTGAGGAAGTTTATAATCGGCAAAAGCGGTAAGCACATCGATATCACGGAAACT encodes:
- a CDS encoding pyruvate carboxylase: MNGTLLRELTAKDIVSFVRNYEGYLLTNNERDVSQSDFKGRIMPWTTLRVAPLRDEVGYFAFEISGGASVHVDLMKKQINPFEKLRLVRNAMPKTLIQAVCRGHNLFGYRPYPENVIRFAVRLFAQYVDVWRCYDFLNHIPNLKVVGEEVIKAGKVFIPSLCFGTGPEHTNEFYLSKVQEIVSLFGTEQIILGIKNHSALGTPEQITSLVQAIRGDFPDLVIAYHGHNTDGNDLARMMAAVRTGVKIVEVSDHGFGAWYSQAPALSFVQLMEDYGYQPKHLNLDAMIQTSDILRQERRYYERFESPFKGVDPLVRRHKLTGGAVSMAYEQAEQMGLLPRIHDVFQELAQVIRELGNIWPVTPGSQILWSTALSNVLYGRYEQPSDDLKRLLLGHYGPFPFYDPPEWIYEKVLEKGRTDGKKWHRILAEEGFGAQKEQTIKRAEEDFDARRQELERELGGNVAEEDLCLYLIFPRDALKYFRFEKQFGKTWLLPPNVWYHRGKFPDGTRITFADDKGKSHYIDIVSTQEVSGVCKTSCIVDYHFKTFSVPIK
- a CDS encoding acetyl-CoA carboxylase biotin carboxylase subunit, yielding MFKKLLVANRGEIAIRIMRAAEELGIKTVAIYEETDRFAMHIMRADEAVCIGPGPRKDYLDIDKIIQVAKKVGAEAIHPGYGFLSENPEFPKRCREAGLIFVGPPSDVIWNMSSKVIARKIMESVGIPLIPGSGILPDGEEGNEKALNFARQHGFPIMVKAVSGGGGRGIRAVYSEDELLRALKVARSEAKLAFGNPDIYLEKGLKKPRHVEVQILADAYGSIIHLGTRNCSIQRRHQKLIEIAPAMLPPLVEERVCDAAVRAAKAANYVNAGTVEFLVDEEDQYYFLEVNTRIQVEHTVTEMVTGFDIVREQIRIAAGERLSIRQEDVVIRGCAIELRINAEDPQAGFIPQPGVIEVYQSPGGHGIRLDGAAYQGYEIPRFYDSLIVKLTVYGFTWEEAVDRLRRALDGFNIVGVKTTIPFYRAIVDEPDFKARRFDTSYIDSHPELLKYKVEDDPIDKLARLIAEINAHGYNPYADSP
- a CDS encoding DUF3782 domain-containing protein — encoded protein: MILNIELIETLEELDPSIRQAFIKVLKVLEKRLGEVVRREDFLDLKQVVAELADAQKRTEQRVEELAEAQKRTEQRVEELAEAQKKSEERLTRLEVVVAELAEAQKRTEERITRLEENMNMRFKEVKDQIAALGSRWGIQSETVFRNTVKTLLETTGYTVTRGYYGEREVDIVIRDGEHILLEITSSMKKSDVANYSRSATDYKEKTGILPRIMVAAIYISPSVMKEIMASPIPMEIFSIEEVTEQQMNNNQKD
- a CDS encoding DUF202 domain-containing protein; this encodes MSDGEILPKSRVKNRQAHLANERTFLSWVRTSISIMAFGFVIERFSLFLSQFTCLFLGKSEPILSSQQHSYISSILGIFLIGFGALMGILAFIRYKKVEKQIEEDSYHPSLILDLLLVLCIVTVGLFFVIYFVHSIEIPIVPR